In one Streptomyces sp. NBC_00597 genomic region, the following are encoded:
- a CDS encoding ABC transporter permease produces the protein MTATAAPPEVEAPTEPPVHKPSVRKRLIPYWLLLPGILWLLVFFVLPMVYQASTSVQTGSLEEGFEVTWHFQTYWDALTEYYPQFLRSLAYAGTATVLCLLLGYPLAYLIAFRAGRWRNLLLVLVIAPFFTSFLIRTLAWKTILADGGPVVAVLNKIGFLDVTSWLGITQGDRVLATPLAVVCGLTYNFLPFMILPLYTSLERIDTRLHEAAGDLYAHPATTFRKVTFPLSMPGVVSGTLLTFIPASGDYVNAELLGSTDTRMIGNVIQSQYLRILDYPTAAALSFILMAIVLIMVTIYIRRAGTEDLV, from the coding sequence ATGACCGCCACCGCCGCGCCGCCGGAGGTCGAGGCCCCCACCGAACCGCCGGTCCACAAGCCGTCCGTGCGCAAGCGGCTGATCCCCTACTGGCTGCTGCTCCCCGGCATCCTGTGGCTGTTGGTCTTCTTCGTGCTGCCGATGGTCTACCAGGCCTCCACGTCGGTGCAGACCGGTTCCCTCGAAGAGGGCTTCGAAGTCACCTGGCACTTCCAGACCTACTGGGACGCGCTCACCGAGTACTACCCGCAGTTCCTGCGCTCCCTCGCGTACGCCGGCACCGCGACCGTGCTGTGCCTGCTGCTCGGGTACCCGCTGGCCTATCTGATCGCCTTCAGGGCGGGCCGCTGGCGCAACCTGCTGCTGGTGCTGGTCATCGCGCCGTTCTTCACCAGCTTCCTGATCCGCACCCTGGCCTGGAAGACGATCCTGGCCGACGGCGGCCCCGTGGTCGCCGTCCTCAACAAGATTGGTTTCCTGGACGTCACCAGCTGGCTCGGCATCACCCAGGGGGACCGGGTGCTGGCCACGCCGCTGGCGGTGGTCTGCGGTCTGACGTACAACTTCCTCCCCTTCATGATCCTGCCGCTCTACACCTCGCTGGAGCGCATCGACACCCGCCTCCACGAGGCGGCCGGGGACCTGTACGCCCACCCCGCGACGACGTTCCGCAAGGTGACCTTCCCGCTGTCCATGCCGGGCGTGGTCTCCGGAACGCTGCTCACCTTCATCCCGGCGAGCGGCGACTACGTGAACGCCGAGCTGCTCGGCTCCACGGACACCCGGATGATCGGCAACGTCATCCAGTCGCAGTACCTGCGGATCCTCGACTACCCGACGGCCGCCGCGCTGTCCTTCATCCTCATGGCCATCGTCCTGATCATGGTCACCATCTACATCCGCCGAGCGGGGACGGAGGACCTGGTCTGA
- a CDS encoding ABC transporter permease: MRWLRRNLVVIFGLGTLAYMILPNVVVTVFSFNNPAGRFNYAWQEFSLDAWKDPCGVADLCGSLSLSLQIAVWATIGATVLGTAIAFAMVRYRFRARGAVNSLIFLPMAMPEIVMAASLLALFLNMGIQLGFWTILIAHIMFCLSFVVAAVKARVLSMDPRLEEAARDLYAGPVQTFVRVTLPIAAPGIAAGALLSFALSFDDFIITNFNSGNTVTFPMFVWGSAQRGTPVQINVIGTAMFVIAVLVVLVGQMVGNRRKKAQPN, encoded by the coding sequence ATGCGTTGGCTCCGGCGCAATCTCGTCGTCATCTTCGGCCTCGGCACGCTCGCGTACATGATCCTGCCGAACGTCGTCGTGACGGTCTTCTCCTTCAACAACCCCGCCGGGCGGTTCAACTACGCCTGGCAGGAGTTCTCGCTCGACGCCTGGAAGGACCCCTGCGGGGTCGCCGACCTGTGCGGCTCCCTGTCCCTGTCGCTCCAGATCGCCGTGTGGGCCACGATCGGCGCCACCGTCCTCGGCACCGCCATCGCCTTCGCGATGGTCCGCTACCGCTTCCGGGCGCGCGGCGCGGTCAACTCGCTGATCTTCCTGCCGATGGCGATGCCCGAGATCGTGATGGCGGCCTCGCTGCTCGCGCTCTTCCTGAACATGGGCATCCAGCTGGGCTTCTGGACGATCCTGATCGCCCACATCATGTTCTGCCTCAGCTTCGTCGTCGCCGCGGTCAAGGCGCGCGTCCTGTCGATGGACCCGCGGCTGGAGGAGGCCGCCCGCGACCTCTACGCGGGCCCGGTGCAGACCTTCGTACGGGTCACCCTGCCGATCGCGGCACCCGGTATCGCGGCGGGCGCACTGCTGTCCTTCGCGCTCTCCTTCGACGACTTCATCATCACCAACTTCAACTCGGGCAACACCGTCACGTTCCCCATGTTCGTGTGGGGATCCGCCCAGCGCGGTACGCCTGTACAGATCAACGTCATCGGCACGGCGATGTTCGTCATCGCGGTGCTGGTGGTCCTCGTCGGCCAGATGGTCGGCAACCGCCGCAAGAAGGCACAGCCGAATTAA
- a CDS encoding FAD-dependent oxidoreductase — MAPVAMRSVAQSLSEALPVSYWLDDPGKPAAQPALTSDEACDLLVIGGGYSGLWTALIAKERDPARDVVLIESKEAGWAASGRNGGFCAASLTHGLANGMARWPGELAKLEELGARNLDEIEAAITRYGIDCDFERTGEIDVATEPHQVEELRELYEEAQKLGLADGSRWLDREELRAEIDSPTFLAGLWDTDGVAMLNPAKLAWGLKAACLSLGVRIYENTRGLSLASSGAGMAVRTPYGRIFARRVALGTNIFPSLVKRIRPLTVPVYDYALMTEPLTDDQLKAIGWQGRQGLGDSANQFHYFRITPENRILWGGYDAIYPYRGKLDSEYDHRPETYLKLAQHFFTAFPQLEGIKFSHAWGGAIDTCSRFSAFFGTAHGGRVAYAAGYTGLGVGSTRFGADVMLDLLDGARTERTELEMVKSKPMPFPPEPFAWTGITLTKWSLARADARGGRRNLWLKALDKLGLGFDS, encoded by the coding sequence ATGGCCCCAGTCGCCATGCGAAGCGTTGCCCAATCACTTTCCGAAGCACTGCCGGTCTCGTACTGGCTGGACGACCCCGGCAAGCCCGCCGCGCAGCCGGCGCTGACCTCCGACGAGGCCTGCGACCTGCTCGTCATCGGCGGCGGGTACAGCGGACTGTGGACCGCGCTGATCGCCAAGGAGCGCGATCCCGCCCGGGACGTCGTCCTGATCGAGTCGAAGGAGGCGGGCTGGGCCGCCTCCGGTCGCAACGGCGGCTTCTGCGCGGCCTCCCTCACGCACGGCCTCGCCAACGGCATGGCCCGCTGGCCGGGCGAGCTCGCCAAGCTGGAGGAGTTGGGCGCCCGCAACCTCGACGAGATCGAGGCGGCCATCACCCGCTACGGCATCGACTGCGACTTCGAGCGCACCGGCGAGATCGACGTGGCCACCGAACCCCACCAGGTCGAGGAGCTGCGCGAGCTGTACGAGGAGGCCCAGAAGCTGGGCCTCGCGGACGGCTCGCGCTGGCTGGACCGCGAGGAGCTGCGCGCGGAGATCGACTCGCCGACGTTCCTCGCGGGCCTGTGGGACACCGACGGCGTCGCCATGCTCAATCCGGCGAAGCTCGCCTGGGGGCTGAAGGCGGCCTGCCTGTCGCTGGGTGTGCGGATCTACGAGAACACCCGGGGGCTGTCACTGGCCTCCTCGGGCGCCGGGATGGCGGTGCGCACCCCGTACGGGCGGATCTTCGCCCGGCGGGTGGCGCTCGGCACGAACATCTTCCCGTCGCTGGTCAAGCGGATCCGGCCGCTCACGGTCCCGGTCTACGACTACGCGCTGATGACCGAGCCGCTGACCGACGACCAGCTGAAGGCGATCGGCTGGCAGGGCCGCCAGGGATTGGGCGACAGCGCCAACCAGTTCCACTACTTCCGCATCACCCCGGAGAACCGCATCCTGTGGGGCGGCTACGACGCCATCTACCCCTACCGCGGCAAGCTCGACTCCGAGTACGACCACCGCCCCGAGACGTACCTGAAGCTCGCGCAGCACTTCTTCACCGCGTTCCCGCAGCTGGAGGGCATCAAGTTCAGCCACGCCTGGGGCGGGGCCATCGACACCTGCTCGCGCTTCTCCGCCTTCTTCGGCACCGCGCACGGCGGCAGGGTCGCCTACGCGGCCGGCTACACGGGGCTCGGCGTTGGCTCCACCCGCTTCGGCGCCGACGTGATGCTGGACCTGCTCGACGGGGCCCGCACCGAGCGGACCGAGCTGGAGATGGTGAAGTCCAAGCCGATGCCGTTCCCGCCCGAGCCCTTCGCCTGGACCGGGATCACGCTGACCAAGTGGTCCCTGGCCCGGGCGGACGCCCGCGGCGGCCGCCGCAACCTGTGGCTGAAGGCCCTCGACAAGCTCGGACTGGGCTTCGACAGCTGA